In Nicotiana tabacum cultivar K326 chromosome 17, ASM71507v2, whole genome shotgun sequence, one DNA window encodes the following:
- the LOC107814623 gene encoding transcription factor HHO5, giving the protein MGSSSKELNLDLNCVYVPKIISDVLTEVSAIDDISKKLSKLNHFVLSLEEELRKIEAFKRELPLCMVLLKDAIERLKEEALQYKGKGKRPVMEEFIPLKSNSNESGRVKMSNDISDKKKWMSSAQLWSTPVHYESIDLGKQGQFLQLKSSGAEGRERENEYELGIYKLKNDRGAFMPFQENSVRSVKDEKNGKPVNDLSLCMAVGEREEGPNPVDVSVKIDNGGGRSNGCSSNFLQDKSQQRKQRRCWSPELHRRFVDALHQLGGPQVATPKQIREIMQVDGLTNDEVKSHLQKFRLHVRRVPVSGCSWSTMDEIGESSKTNATQSGSPEGPLHFTGSGSAKGVSINEGETMEENEEEDNKSESYTWNGQIPKSIEAHV; this is encoded by the exons ATGGGTTCAAGTTCTAAAGAACTGAATTTGGATTTGAACTGTGTTTACGTGCCGAAAATCATTTCAGATGTTTTAACAGAAGTTTCTGCCATAGATGATATATCTAAGAAATTGTCAAAGCTCAATCACTTTGTTCTTTCTTTAGAAGAAGAACTCAGAAAGATCGAAGCTTTCAAACGTGAATTGCCCCTTTGCATGGTTCTCCTAAAAGATG CTATTGAGAGATTAAAGGAGGAAGCTTTGCAGTATAAGGGAAAAGGTAAAAGGCCTGTGATGGAGGAATTCATTCCATTGAAAAGTAATTCTAATGAAAGTGGAAGGGTAAAAATGTCAAATGACATAAGTGATAAGAAAAAGTGGATGAGCTCTGCTCAGCTGTGGAGCACCCCAGTTCACTATGAAAGCATTGATCTTGGAAAGCAGGGACAGTTTTTACAGCTAAAATCT AGTGGTGCagaagggagagagagagagaatgaaTACGAGTTAGGAATATATAAATTGAAGAATGACAGAGGGGCATTTATGCCATTTCAAGAAAATTCTGTCCGATCGGTGAAAGATGAGAAAAATGGTAAACCAGTCAATGATTTGTCCCTGTGTATGGCAGTGGGTGAGAGAGAAGAGGGTCCAAATCCAGTTGATGTGAGTGTGAAAATAGATAACGGCGGCGGCAGATCAAATGGGTGTAGTAGTAATTTTTTACAGGACAAATCACAGCAGAGGAAACAGAGGCGTTGCTGGTCTCCAGAATTGCATCGTAGATTTGTTGATGCTCTTCATCAACTTGGAGGTCCCCAAG TGGCTACACCAAAACAGATAAGAGAGATCATGCAAGTGGATGGCCTAACCAATGACGAAGTGAAAAGCCATTTACAg AAATTTAGACTTCATGTCCGAAGAGTCCCAGTATCGGGTTGTTCATGGTCTACAATGGATGAAATAGGAGAGTCTTCAAAGACAAATGCTACACAATCTGGTTCGCCTGAAGGCCCTCTTCATTTTACTGGTTCAGGTTCAGCTAAAGGGGTGTCTATAAATGAAGGAGAAACaatggaagaaaatgaagaagaggataATAAATCAGAAAGTTATACTTGGAATGGACAAATTCCAAAGAGCATTGAAGCTCATGTTTAA